The genomic DNA ATTTTTGCAGCAATACTTACAAAAGAAGCTCAGATTGAAAATGTTCCCAATTTAAGAGATACAAGAACAGCCGTTGCACTTTTAAAAGATATGGGATTTGAAACCTGCTTTGAAAAGAATACTCTTTTTGTGAGAGAAAAAGAAAAAATTAAAACAGAAGCAGATTATGAACTTGTAAGAACTATGAGAGCCTCTATTCTTTCTCTTGGTCCCCTTCTTGCAAAATATGGAAAAGCAAAAGTATCTTTGCCTGGTGGCTGTGCAATAGGTGCAAGACCTATAAATTTTCACCTTAAAGCTCTTTCTAAACTTGGAGCAGAAATATCTATAGACCATGGATATATAAATGCAACTGTTAAAGGTAGATTAAAAGGAGCAGAAATTGTATTTGATAAACCAACAGTTGGCGGCACCGAAAACCTACTAATGGCAGCTGTGCTTGCCAAAGGAAAAACAGTAATAAAAAATGCTGCAAAAGAACCTGAAATAGTTGACCTTGCTAATGCTCTCAAGAAAGCTGGAGCTATAATTGAAGGAGAAGGCACTGACACCATAGAAATTACAGGTGTGGAAGAACTCTCAAAAATAGACTATACAGTAATGCCTGATAGAATTGAAGCTGGAACATTTATCTCTTTCATCGCTACAGCTGGAGGAGAAATCACAATTGAAGACTGTCCATATGACACAATAGAAGCAGTCGTTCAAAAATTTAAAGAAGCAGGGCTTACAATAGAAAAACTAAACAATGTAACAATAAAAATAAAGAAAGAAGGAAAACTTAAAGCTACAGACATCACAACACAGGTTTATCCCGGATTCCCTACGGATATGCAGGCACAGTTTATGGCAGCAATGTGC from Desulfurobacterium atlanticum includes the following:
- the murA gene encoding UDP-N-acetylglucosamine 1-carboxyvinyltransferase; translation: MYKFIIKGGKELKGTVKISGSKNASLPIIFAAILTKEAQIENVPNLRDTRTAVALLKDMGFETCFEKNTLFVREKEKIKTEADYELVRTMRASILSLGPLLAKYGKAKVSLPGGCAIGARPINFHLKALSKLGAEISIDHGYINATVKGRLKGAEIVFDKPTVGGTENLLMAAVLAKGKTVIKNAAKEPEIVDLANALKKAGAIIEGEGTDTIEITGVEELSKIDYTVMPDRIEAGTFISFIATAGGEITIEDCPYDTIEAVVQKFKEAGLTIEKLNNVTIKIKKEGKLKATDITTQVYPGFPTDMQAQFMAAMCLAEGVSIIKETIFENRFQHVLELLRLGANITIDGNTAIVKGVEKLIGAKVMATDLRASASLVAAGLAAENTTEIYRIYHLERGYENLEKKLQSLGAYIEKVKAEKPF